CGATACGGCACCTCGATCAGCCGGCCGCCATAGCCGGCGACGTGATACGCGAAGGTTGGATAGGTGCCGCGCGTCGTTAGCGAAGCTTGCTCTGGCGCCATGAATGCGCGTACCGCCAAGCCCATGAGCTCGTCGATGCCGGAACCGACGACGATCTGCTCCGGACGGCAACGATGCTTTGCCGCCAACGCGTCGCGAAGGTCGAGCGATTCAGGATCCCCGTACCAAGCTAAACGCGGCAGCTCTGCAGTCATGGAGGCAAGAGCCTTCGGCGACAGCCCAAACGCGCTTTCATTCGCTCCCAAACGCACCAGCTCGCGCTGGCCGGTCTCACGCATGAGCTGCTCGGGCCCAACGAAAGGCGTAGTAGCTGGAATCGCCTCAACCGCGGCGGTCGGGCGAATCACGTGGCGCATCCTTCGAGATAACGATGAACGGTCACGCTTTTCCCTGAGAACCATTCCTCGTCGTTTTCGTGCATGATGACATATCCGTCCGAGCGGGCGGTGAGACTGACCGAGAAGGAACGCAATGCCAGCGGGTGCGCGTCCGGCATCGAACCTTCCCCTTGCAACCGCACGGGAACGTACCACGTCCATCCGGCGCGGCTGCGCAACGGTTCGGCCAATCGCGCATCGATGGTTGGCGAGTCGACCCGGCCTCCAGTTAACGCCGCGACAATTGGAGTGCAGACCGCTTCGAGCATCATGAGTGCCGATGTCGGATTGCCCGGTAAACCGATGATGGGTTTGCCGGCGTGTGCTGCGAAGAGCGTCGGCTTTCCCGGCTTCACGCGAATGCCATGGACGACGATGCCGGGATCGGCAATCGCCGTCACCGCGCGCGGCAAACGATCGCGCTCGCCGACCGACGAACCGCCGGTGACGACGACGGCATCGCACTCACGGAGTGCGGCGTCGAGAGCGGCCTCGAATTCGCGCGCCTCGTCAGGCAACGTTGGATAATGTCGCGGACGCGCACCCATTGCTTGGAGGGACGCTGCAACGACATAGCGGTTCGAATCGCGAATTTGACCGAGCCGCGGCCTCTCACTCGGATCGATCAGTTCGTCGCCACTTGAAAACACGGCAATAACCGGCCGGCGGTAAACGGGTACCGCCGAAACTCCGAGCGTCGCCAGCACGCCGATTTCGGCGGCGCGAATTCGTCGGGAGGCCGGCAGAATCGTCTCGCCGCGTCGCATATCGGCACCTCGCTCGGCGACGTTCTCCCCCGGCGCAATGCGACCACGAACGATGACGCTATTCCCGTCGACCCGTACTTCTTCGATCGGCACGACCGCGTCGGCATCCTTTGGAAGCACGCCTCCGGTCGGAATTGCCGCGGCGCTCCCCTCCGCGATCGCTTGGTGCGACGCATCCCCCATGCGTACACCATCGACACGTTGAAAGGTTCCCGGCGTTGCCCGAGCCCGCAGCGCGAAGCCGTCCATGAGCGAACGCATCGTGCTGGGGTAATCCGCGTCTGCCGCAATTGGCTCGGCCAAGATTCGGCCGTGCGCCCCGTCGAGCGCGACAGACTCCGTCTGCGGCCGTGGCGGCCTCACACGTGAAAGAAACGTCACGATTGCCTGACCAGGCGCAAGCAATCGGTCTACCGCAAATCCGGTCTCCGGTAGGACTGGATTTACGGGCTGCATAAGGGCGCGTTTCTCCATGCTCGACATCGCTTTGATTCGGCGCGATCCCGACCGCGTACGAAACGCTCTTCGTCGACGCGGGCTCGATCCATCACCGATCGACGACGTTCTGCGTTACGATGAAGAGTACCGCTCCACGCTGACGGCCGTCGAGCGAGCGAAGGCCGAACGAAATCAACTCTCGGCCGCGATCGCACAAGCCCCGGACAAAGCGGCTGCCGCGCGTGACTTGCGACCGGAGCTCGACGAACTCGCAGCGCGCATTGCGCAGTTCGAAGAGCAGACGCGTTCGCTCTCGCCCACTGCCGCAGATTCACGGGTGCGCGCATTGCTTGAGAACATGCCCAACGTACTCGACGACTCGGTTCCGGATGGCCGTGACGAGAGTTCGAACGTTGAGTTGCGCCGCTGGGGCGAGCCTCGGCGGTTCGAGTCTGTGCCGAAGCCGCACTGGGAGCTTGGCGAGCGCTTGGGAATCCTGGATTTCGGGCGCGCCGCCAAACTCTCGGGAAGCCGGTTCGCGGTGATCTCCGGCAAGGGGGCTCGCCTCGCGCGCGCGCTCGCGGCGTTCTTTCTCGATCGCGCCGCCGAACGCGGATACGTCGAAATCGCGCCGCCGCTTCTGGTCTCGCGCCAGACCATGTGGTCGACGGGGCAGTTGAGCAAGTTTGCCGACGCGATGTTTGCCGATGCGGACGCCGATCTCTTCATGATACCAACGTCGGAAGTTCCGCTGACCGCTTTCCATGCTGACGAGATACTCGACCTAAAGGATTTGCCGCTCAAGTACGCGGCCGACACTCAATGTTTTCGAAAAGAAGCCGGTGCCGCGGGAAAGGATACCCGAGGGCTGATGCGACAGCATCAGTTCGAAAAAGTCGAGCTCGTTTGGATTTCGACTCCCGACGCGTCGTTTGAGGCGCTCGAATCCCTCACCCACGACGCCGAATCGCTGTTGCAGGAACTGGCGCTTCCGTACCGCGTCGTCGCGCTCTGTGCCGGCGATATGGGTTTCAACGCTGCGAAGACCTATGATATCGAAGTATGGATTCCCAGCGCGCAGACCTATCGCGAGATTAGCTCGTGCTCGAACTGCACCGACTTTCAGGCGCGGCGCGCATCGATTCGATTTCGTCGCGACAACCGAGCGAAACCGGAGTTCGCGCACACGCTCAACGGCTCGGGACTCGCGATCGGTCGAACGCTCATCGCCATTATGGAGAACTATCAGCGACCTGACGGCTCCATCGAACTCCCGCCGGTGCTGCAGCCTTACGCGGGGTTTTCTCTGCTCTCCACCGGAGCTAATGCTTAGGAGACGTCCTGGATGAGCTCGAGCAATACTTCGCGGTCGAGATAGCGGATGTGCCCGTGTTCGCGTCGCAGCGCCTTGCGAGATTCGAGCTCCGCAATCGCTCGTGCCGCAACTTCCTTGACGGTTCCACCCGCGGCGGCAATCTGCGATTGCGTGATCGTCGAGAGCGAAGCCGAGGCCGGGACGAGTCCGCGCTCCGGCATCGCGTAGGGAAGCAAGACTCGCGCGATGCGTCCCAAAATCGGTAACGAGCCTTGAATCGCGAGCGCGTCGGCTAACAGCCGAATTCGCTGCGCCATCACGACGCCCAGTCCATTGGTGAGCTGAGGATACCGTTCCGCGATGCGTGAGACGACTTCCCAGGGAATCTTCAAGACGTGCGCCGTTTTCGAGAACACGGCAATGCGCGCCATCTTGAATCCGCGGTCGAAGTATTCGGCAACTCCGAAGAGCTCGTAGGGAAAAATCTCATACAAGATGCGCTCGCGTTCGCGTCCGCCGCCATTGGCGCGCGCAACGATTCCTTCGGTGACCATTCCGAGATGGGGCCAGTCACTATTTTCGGCCACAAGCGTCTGTCCGCGACGCCCGGTTTGCCAGATGGCGGCGGCGGCGAGCTCGGCGCGCACGGCGGCGTCCAGTCCGGCGAAGGCCGGACAGCGGCTGAGATGCTGCGCGGCAGAGTTTCGATCGAGGCCCTCGCCGGACCGATGCGTTAAACGTAACTGCCACACACGGTTCGCGACGCGACGCGTTTCCACGACGAACCGATCGGGACGATCTTGCGTGATGCGCGATGAAAGCGCCCGCGGTTCGTTTTCGGTGATAAGGGTTAGCGAGGCGCCCGATGGAAGACCGTCAAGGGCTTTTCGGATCAGATCCGGGCGCTCCCAGGCCGGAAGACCCCGCAGATCGATTTCGGCTGGCTGTACCACTCTCGTCACGTTCTCGCCAAGCCAAGCGCTCTACTCCCTTAGAATGGGCGATCGAGAAGGAGTTAGCATGTTAGGTTCTCAGGTTCGGCGTTTTTGCAGCTGCGTTGCGCTCGTAAGCACTGCTTGGGCGATGATGTCACTCAGCGCTTCGGCTCAGCCGACCGATTACCATTACAACACAGCGATGACTCAGGTCTACGGATCGCAGTATCCGATCACCGGACGTCTGGACGTTCAAGTCTTTCCCGACGGGACGCTGCGCGGTTACTATCACACCAGCTTCTACAAGCTGTACATCCCCGTCACCGGTGGACGCGACGCCGACTATATTTGGCTCGATATCGGCCCATCGAGCGTCGATCTCGGCCTAGGAGCGGGACCACAAGGAAGGCTTCATGTGGTGGCGACGGTGAGCGGCGACGGTTCAATCCGCGGTCAAGTCTATCCGGAATCGGCAGCGGTGCTTTCTGGACTATCGGCGCAGTACGGTTTCGGCAGTTCACCGCCAGAGAGCGCCGGCAATCAGTACCTCTTCACGGCGCTGCCGTCGACGACGGTCGACCCGACGCCGAGCCCGTAGACGCGAGCGCGCTCCACGCGCGTTTCGCCGCCGGTGGAAGTGCGTCCATGTGCTTGAGAAAGAGCGCGAGTTGCCAGATTTGCGTGGGATCGAGCGATTTTCCGAATGAGGGCATTCCGGTAAAGCGGATGCCGTGGTCCACTTTCCAATAGGTTACGCCCTCCGGATCGTCTTCGACACCGTCTTGGGCGAGTTGCGGGGGATGCTGGTAGAGTCCGCGCGCGATGGCTGAGGGGTTCCCGTCGGCGGCGCCGTGACAAACGGCGCAATTTTGCGCATAGAGTCGAATCCCGGCAATGAGATTGGCATCGTTGAAGGTCAGGGGATCGGGAGCGCGGGGCGCTTCGCGCGCCATCGTCGCGTGCAAGGATGTCGAGGCCATCCACCGCTCGAGCTTCGACGGCTTCGCGTCAGCATTGGCGGGCAACGCTCCGGCTTTGACTCCGATATACGCGCACAGTGCGATGGCGACCAATGCCGCAACGACTCCAAGAACGAATCCACGTGCCATCGCGTTTGCTTCGACGCTAATCGGCGTTTAAC
This Candidatus Eremiobacterota bacterium DNA region includes the following protein-coding sequences:
- a CDS encoding molybdopterin molybdotransferase MoeA, translating into MEKRALMQPVNPVLPETGFAVDRLLAPGQAIVTFLSRVRPPRPQTESVALDGAHGRILAEPIAADADYPSTMRSLMDGFALRARATPGTFQRVDGVRMGDASHQAIAEGSAAAIPTGGVLPKDADAVVPIEEVRVDGNSVIVRGRIAPGENVAERGADMRRGETILPASRRIRAAEIGVLATLGVSAVPVYRRPVIAVFSSGDELIDPSERPRLGQIRDSNRYVVAASLQAMGARPRHYPTLPDEAREFEAALDAALRECDAVVVTGGSSVGERDRLPRAVTAIADPGIVVHGIRVKPGKPTLFAAHAGKPIIGLPGNPTSALMMLEAVCTPIVAALTGGRVDSPTIDARLAEPLRSRAGWTWYVPVRLQGEGSMPDAHPLALRSFSVSLTARSDGYVIMHENDEEWFSGKSVTVHRYLEGCAT
- the serS gene encoding serine--tRNA ligase → MLDIALIRRDPDRVRNALRRRGLDPSPIDDVLRYDEEYRSTLTAVERAKAERNQLSAAIAQAPDKAAAARDLRPELDELAARIAQFEEQTRSLSPTAADSRVRALLENMPNVLDDSVPDGRDESSNVELRRWGEPRRFESVPKPHWELGERLGILDFGRAAKLSGSRFAVISGKGARLARALAAFFLDRAAERGYVEIAPPLLVSRQTMWSTGQLSKFADAMFADADADLFMIPTSEVPLTAFHADEILDLKDLPLKYAADTQCFRKEAGAAGKDTRGLMRQHQFEKVELVWISTPDASFEALESLTHDAESLLQELALPYRVVALCAGDMGFNAAKTYDIEVWIPSAQTYREISSCSNCTDFQARRASIRFRRDNRAKPEFAHTLNGSGLAIGRTLIAIMENYQRPDGSIELPPVLQPYAGFSLLSTGANA
- a CDS encoding DUF2249 domain-containing protein, which translates into the protein MVQPAEIDLRGLPAWERPDLIRKALDGLPSGASLTLITENEPRALSSRITQDRPDRFVVETRRVANRVWQLRLTHRSGEGLDRNSAAQHLSRCPAFAGLDAAVRAELAAAAIWQTGRRGQTLVAENSDWPHLGMVTEGIVARANGGGRERERILYEIFPYELFGVAEYFDRGFKMARIAVFSKTAHVLKIPWEVVSRIAERYPQLTNGLGVVMAQRIRLLADALAIQGSLPILGRIARVLLPYAMPERGLVPASASLSTITQSQIAAAGGTVKEVAARAIAELESRKALRREHGHIRYLDREVLLELIQDVS
- a CDS encoding cytochrome c, which gives rise to MARGFVLGVVAALVAIALCAYIGVKAGALPANADAKPSKLERWMASTSLHATMAREAPRAPDPLTFNDANLIAGIRLYAQNCAVCHGAADGNPSAIARGLYQHPPQLAQDGVEDDPEGVTYWKVDHGIRFTGMPSFGKSLDPTQIWQLALFLKHMDALPPAAKRAWSALASTGSASGRPSSTAAP